In Salvelinus alpinus chromosome 22, SLU_Salpinus.1, whole genome shotgun sequence, one genomic interval encodes:
- the LOC139548985 gene encoding putative nuclease HARBI1 isoform X1, which translates to MKGQNCVFLSALTMACPFVRDVVDEEALVLRRAFRRERVFRDRLDPLAFPDDHLYERYRFSADGIRYLCRLLGPRIKHRTARSHALSVEQMVCVALRFFASGAFLYSVGDAEQLNKATICRTIRSVCLAIKALADVFISFPGHRRLCDIKEEFYRIAGFPNVIGAVDCTHIRIKAPSGAHEADFVNRKSFHSINVQMVCNADCVISNVVAKWPGSVHDSRIFRPSEIYQCLSQGEFSGVLLGDRGYGCQPFLLTPFTDPQEAQQAYNHAHARTRARVEMTFGLLKARFHCLHKLRVSPVRACDITVACAVLHNVACLRKERAPRVPPAMDWDNPAIFPDDDSGRLLRDQYVLNYFS; encoded by the exons atgaagggccaaaattgtgtgttcctttctgctctgacaatggcatgcccattcgtgcgagatgtggtggatgaagaagcacttgtgctgaggagagccttcaggcgagaaagggtcttcagggaccggttggacccactggccttccctgatgaccatctatatgaaagatacaggttttctgcagatggcattaggtatctatgcagactattgggtcccaggattaagcaccgcactgcacggagccatgcactgagtgtggagcaaatggtttgtgtggccttgcgcttttttgctagtggagccttcctgtactcagtgggggatgcagaacagctgaacaaggccacaatttgccgcacaataaggagtgtgtgtctggctatcaaagcattagcagatgtcttcatctccttccctggccacagaagactctgtgacatcaaagaggagttctataggattgcag gtttccccaatgtcattggtgcagtggactgcacacacataaggataaaagccccctcaggtgcccatgaggccgattttgtgaataggaaatcctttcacagcattaatgttcag atggtctgcaatgctgactgtgtgatcagcaatgttgtggcaaaatggcctggctcagtccatgactccagaatctttcggccctctgaaatctatcagtgcctatcacaag gtgaattctctggtgtgttgctgggagacagggggtatggctgccagccttttctcctgacacctttcacagacccccaggaagcacagcaggcctacaaccatgcccatgccaggaccagggccagagttgaaatgacctttggcctcctgaaggcacgctttcactgccttcacaaattaagggtcagccctgttagggcatgtgatattactgtggcttgtgctgtcctccacaatgtggcctgcctgaggaaggagagggcccccagagtgccaccagccatggactgggacaatccggcaatcttccctgatgacgacagtggtcggctgctgagggaccaatatgtgttgaattattttagttag
- the LOC139548985 gene encoding uncharacterized protein isoform X2 has product MNGPKRTWQQVKIKYKNILQNAVKKNTHRQGTGGGSPKADLTPAEDMALELNKGRPVLEGIPGGKETSIGSSQDATRFIQVSGSTVFLLEPPAQAPDDADPGEGPSAAATAHDGDDDEEETISLDSRRHEDPDAIQWENQPGNISSQAIRKLYGNHLRRQIELADIDIQYKKKKMENLALESEIKNRTIRKLDLEIKKLERELQEDDTAQNKN; this is encoded by the exons atgaacgggccaaaacggacatggcagcaggtcaaaatcaaatacaagaacattctgcagaatg cagtgaaaaagaatacccacagacaaggcacgggtggtgggtcaccaaaggctgaccttaccccagcagaggacatggccttggagctaaataaaggcaggcccgtcttagaggggatccctggggggaaagagacgagcataggttcctcccaagatgccacccgcttcattcaag tgtctggcagcactgtgttcctgttagagccaccagcacaagcaccagacgatgctgatcca ggtgaaggccccagtgcagcagcaacagcacatgatggagacgatgatgaggaggagaccatctctctggattccagaaggcatgag gacccagatgctatacagtgggaaaaccagcctggcaacata agctcacaagctatcagaaagttgtatggcaaccacctccggcgccaaatagaactggcagacatagacattcagtacaagaagaaaaagatggaaaatcttgcactggagtccgaaataaaaaataggacaattaggaaactggaccttgaaataaaaaaacttgagagggag ctccaagaagatgacacagctcaaaataaaaattag
- the LOC139548985 gene encoding uncharacterized protein isoform X3 — translation MNGPKRTWQQVKIKYKNILQNAVKKNTHRQGTGGGSPKADLTPAEDMALELNKGRPVLEGIPGGKETSIGSSQDATRFIQVSGSTVFLLEPPAQAPDDADPGEGPSAAATAHDGDDDEEETISLDSRRHEDPDAIQWENQPGNIVRINKRTPHPAKFQLR, via the exons atgaacgggccaaaacggacatggcagcaggtcaaaatcaaatacaagaacattctgcagaatg cagtgaaaaagaatacccacagacaaggcacgggtggtgggtcaccaaaggctgaccttaccccagcagaggacatggccttggagctaaataaaggcaggcccgtcttagaggggatccctggggggaaagagacgagcataggttcctcccaagatgccacccgcttcattcaag tgtctggcagcactgtgttcctgttagagccaccagcacaagcaccagacgatgctgatcca ggtgaaggccccagtgcagcagcaacagcacatgatggagacgatgatgaggaggagaccatctctctggattccagaaggcatgag gacccagatgctatacagtgggaaaaccagcctggcaacatagtgcgtattaataaaaggacaccacatcctgccaaattccagctgcgctaa